From Acidimicrobiia bacterium, the proteins below share one genomic window:
- a CDS encoding NifU N-terminal domain-containing protein translates to MPVSVSQTPNPNALKFTVGADFPSPKSFAAGQATDDPVAAPIIAIPGVTSVFMSADFVTVSKSPDAYWDEIAPAVSEILEAHYG, encoded by the coding sequence ATGCCTGTAAGCGTCAGCCAGACCCCCAATCCCAACGCGTTGAAGTTCACGGTGGGCGCCGACTTTCCGTCTCCCAAGAGTTTCGCCGCCGGGCAGGCGACCGATGACCCGGTGGCGGCGCCGATCATCGCCATCCCCGGAGTGACCAGCGTGTTCATGTCCGCCGACTTCGTGACGGTGAGCAAGTCTCCCGACGCGTACTGGGACGAGATCGCTCCAGCGGTGAGCGAGATCCTCGAAGCGCACTACGGCTGA
- the folE gene encoding GTP cyclohydrolase I FolE: MEASRDEVYDAEIEGHVKAILERLGEDSHREGLLRTPLRVAKALDFLTSGYSTTLDEVVNSAVFESDADEMVLVKDVEFYSLCEHHLLPFFGKAHVAYMPNKKIIGLSKIARIIDLFGRRLQVQERLTNQIADAIEDVLHPHGVAVVMEGSHFCMLMRGVQKQGSSMVTSAMRGGFRQNPSSRAEFLELIKD, translated from the coding sequence ATGGAGGCCTCCCGCGACGAGGTGTACGACGCCGAGATCGAAGGGCATGTGAAGGCGATCCTCGAGCGGCTCGGTGAGGACTCCCATCGGGAGGGTCTGCTACGAACTCCGCTTCGGGTGGCAAAGGCGCTCGACTTCCTCACGAGCGGCTACTCGACCACGCTCGACGAAGTGGTCAACAGCGCCGTGTTCGAGAGCGACGCCGACGAGATGGTGTTGGTGAAGGATGTCGAGTTCTACTCGCTCTGCGAACACCACCTGTTGCCCTTCTTCGGCAAGGCGCACGTCGCCTACATGCCGAACAAGAAGATCATCGGGCTGAGCAAGATCGCCCGCATCATCGACCTGTTCGGACGCCGCTTGCAGGTTCAGGAGCGGCTCACCAACCAGATCGCCGACGCCATCGAGGACGTGCTGCATCCCCATGGCGTGGCAGTGGTGATGGAGGGCAGCCACTTCTGCATGCTGATGCGAGGCGTCCAAAAGCAAGGCTCGTCGATGGTCACCTCCGCCATGCGCGGAGGTTTCCGCCAGAACCCAAGTTCGAGAGCGGAGTTTCTCGAGTTGATCAAGGATTAG
- the folB gene encoding dihydroneopterin aldolase, with translation MDRIVIEGLLVRGIVGINPEERKNLQDIIIDVTLSVDTRPAAASDDIADAINYRTVTKAIIEHVETGKPMLVERLAAEIASLCLDFDSRIEQVEVEVHKPGALRFAESVGVVITRDREGGA, from the coding sequence ATGGACCGCATCGTCATCGAGGGGTTGCTCGTTCGGGGGATCGTTGGCATCAATCCGGAGGAGCGAAAGAACCTTCAGGACATCATCATCGACGTGACGCTCTCCGTGGACACCCGGCCGGCGGCGGCGAGCGATGACATCGCCGACGCGATCAATTACCGGACGGTGACCAAGGCGATCATCGAACATGTCGAGACCGGCAAGCCGATGCTGGTCGAGCGACTTGCCGCAGAGATCGCCTCGCTGTGCCTCGACTTCGATTCCCGGATCGAGCAGGTGGAGGTCGAAGTCCACAAGCCGGGGGCGCTGCGGTTCGCCGAGTCGGTGGGCGTGGTGATCACCCGTGATCGCGAGGGCGGGGCGTGA
- a CDS encoding SDR family oxidoreductase, whose translation MDLQGKTALVTGGAKRVGKAIVLGLARAGCNLVLHYNTSAGEAEATAAEARALGAQVVLVRADLVADAARAMAGAAELAPVEILINSAAGFPVDTILDIAPDTFDHTIAVNLRAPILLTAAFARALPDDRQGAVVNLTDWRTQRPYGNHFSYTVSKGGIDTFTVGAAEALAPRIRVNAVALGAILPPPGKGSAYLKELANEIPVEHVGGTDPVVEAVLFLLRNDFITGEILRVDGGAHLR comes from the coding sequence ATGGACCTCCAGGGAAAGACAGCCCTTGTCACCGGCGGGGCGAAGCGGGTCGGCAAGGCGATCGTCCTCGGACTCGCTCGAGCGGGTTGCAACCTCGTGCTTCACTACAACACCTCTGCCGGTGAAGCCGAGGCCACCGCGGCGGAAGCCCGAGCATTAGGCGCCCAAGTGGTGCTGGTCAGGGCAGATCTCGTGGCCGATGCCGCCCGGGCAATGGCCGGGGCGGCCGAGCTGGCGCCTGTCGAGATTCTGATCAACAGCGCCGCAGGGTTTCCTGTCGACACGATTCTCGACATCGCGCCGGATACGTTCGATCACACGATCGCAGTCAACCTTCGAGCGCCGATTCTCCTGACCGCGGCGTTCGCTCGAGCGCTACCGGACGATCGACAAGGGGCAGTGGTCAACCTGACGGACTGGCGCACCCAGCGCCCGTACGGCAATCACTTCTCCTACACAGTGTCGAAGGGCGGTATCGACACCTTCACGGTTGGCGCCGCCGAGGCGCTGGCCCCCCGCATCCGGGTGAACGCGGTGGCCCTGGGGGCGATTCTTCCCCCGCCCGGCAAGGGCTCGGCGTATCTCAAGGAGTTGGCCAACGAGATCCCGGTCGAGCACGTCGGTGGAACCGATCCAGTGGTCGAGGCCGTCCTGTTCCTCCTCCGCAACGACTTCATCACCGGCGAGATACTGAGAGTGGATGGGGGAGCGCACCTGAGGTAG
- the glnA gene encoding type I glutamate--ammonia ligase: MASPKDVVKMLAEGAYEFVDLRFIDLPGQVQHFTVPVSQVDEEAFTEGFGFDGSSIRGFQEIQESDMLLVPDPDTAVEDTFRDRRTLILYCWVRDPVTGQPYEKDPRFIAQKAEAYLKSTGLADVSYWGPEAEFYILDSVRFDQNQFSGFYEVDSVEGAWNTGADEPGGNLGYKPGYKEGYFPVPPTDHFQDLRSEMAARLIDAGIDVEVQHHEVGTAGQAEIDIRYGSLLATADKVTMFKYIVKNTATLYGKTVTFMPKPIFQDNGSGMHVHQSLWLDGKPLFYDEKGYAGLSDMARHYIGGLLTHAAALLAFAAPTTNSYRRLVPGYEAPVNLVYSQRNRSAAVRIPVYSRKPALKRLEFRCPDPSANAHLAFAAMLMAGLDGIARKLDPGAPVDKDLYDLPPEELAKVPSVPGSLEESLAALEADHEFLLAGDVFTEGLLEDWISYKRLREVDAIRLRPHPWEFRLYYDC, translated from the coding sequence ATGGCGTCACCCAAAGACGTGGTGAAGATGCTGGCGGAAGGCGCGTACGAGTTCGTCGATCTCAGGTTCATCGACCTCCCCGGCCAGGTGCAGCACTTCACGGTTCCGGTGAGCCAGGTCGACGAGGAGGCGTTCACCGAGGGGTTCGGATTCGACGGCTCCTCGATTCGCGGCTTCCAGGAGATCCAGGAGTCGGACATGCTGCTCGTCCCCGACCCGGACACCGCGGTCGAAGACACGTTCCGCGATCGACGCACCCTGATCCTTTACTGCTGGGTCCGTGATCCGGTCACCGGCCAGCCCTATGAGAAGGACCCGCGCTTCATCGCCCAGAAGGCGGAGGCCTACCTCAAGTCCACCGGTCTGGCCGATGTGTCCTACTGGGGACCGGAGGCCGAGTTCTACATCCTCGACTCGGTGAGGTTCGATCAGAACCAGTTCTCCGGCTTCTACGAGGTCGACTCGGTCGAGGGGGCCTGGAATACCGGCGCCGACGAGCCCGGGGGGAACCTCGGCTACAAGCCGGGATACAAGGAGGGCTACTTCCCGGTGCCTCCCACCGATCACTTTCAGGATCTGCGGTCCGAAATGGCGGCACGCCTGATCGACGCCGGCATCGACGTCGAAGTGCAGCATCACGAGGTGGGTACTGCGGGCCAGGCCGAGATCGACATCCGTTACGGTTCGCTGTTGGCAACAGCCGACAAGGTGACGATGTTCAAGTACATCGTCAAGAACACCGCCACCCTCTACGGCAAAACGGTCACGTTCATGCCGAAGCCGATCTTCCAGGACAACGGCTCGGGGATGCATGTTCACCAGAGCCTGTGGCTCGACGGCAAGCCCCTGTTCTACGACGAGAAGGGCTACGCCGGCTTGTCCGACATGGCTCGGCACTACATCGGCGGCCTGTTGACCCACGCCGCCGCGCTGTTGGCCTTCGCTGCCCCGACCACCAACTCGTACCGACGGCTGGTTCCAGGGTATGAGGCGCCGGTGAACCTGGTCTACAGCCAGCGGAACCGGTCGGCGGCGGTGCGGATCCCGGTCTACAGCCGCAAGCCTGCCCTCAAGCGGCTCGAGTTCCGGTGCCCCGACCCGTCGGCGAACGCCCACCTCGCCTTTGCGGCGATGCTGATGGCCGGCCTCGACGGAATCGCCCGAAAGCTGGACCCCGGCGCCCCGGTCGACAAGGACCTGTACGACCTGCCCCCGGAGGAGCTGGCCAAGGTGCCTTCGGTGCCAGGCTCGTTGGAGGAATCACTGGCCGCGCTGGAAGCCGACCACGAGTTCCTGCTCGCCGGCGACGTGTTCACCGAGGGCTTGCTCGAGGACTGGATCAGCTACAAGCGGCTACGCGAGGTCGACGCCATCCGCCTCCGCCCCCACCCCTGGGAGTTCCGGCTGTATTACGACTGTTGA
- a CDS encoding glutamine synthetase family protein: MGKQEEYVLRTVEERGIRFIRLWFTDVLGFLKSFAITPAELETAFDEGMQFDGSAINGFSRVQEADMLAHPDPTTFQILPWRSDQAGVARMFCNITTPDNEQFEGDPRSVLQRNLQRAADLGYSFMVGPEVEYFYFADAGPVPQTLDRGGYFDLTPLDVAQEYRRRTIMALENLGIPVEASHHEVAPSQHELDLRYTDALTMADSFMTTRLAVKEVAMEHGIHATFMPKPIEAVDGSGLHLHLSLFEGDRNAFHEAGAEYGLSKVARGFIAGLLHHGREITAVTNQWVNSYKRLVSGFDAPVWITWARNNQSALVRVPTPKKGKPASTRIEYRSPDPACNPYLAFSVILAAGLAGIEGNYDLPPEVASNVKGITPEELAANGVNRIPDNLASALDAMEGSELVAEALGEHLFEWFLRNKRVEWDRYQRHVSRYELEEYLPIL, translated from the coding sequence ATGGGCAAGCAAGAGGAATACGTTCTCCGCACCGTCGAAGAGCGCGGCATTCGCTTCATCCGGCTGTGGTTCACCGATGTCCTCGGGTTCCTCAAGTCGTTCGCCATCACCCCCGCCGAGCTGGAGACCGCGTTCGACGAGGGAATGCAGTTCGACGGCTCGGCGATCAATGGATTCTCCCGGGTGCAGGAGGCGGACATGCTGGCGCACCCGGACCCGACCACCTTTCAGATCCTCCCCTGGCGTTCGGACCAGGCGGGGGTGGCCCGGATGTTCTGCAACATCACCACTCCTGACAACGAGCAATTCGAGGGCGATCCCCGGTCGGTGCTGCAACGCAACCTGCAGCGAGCGGCCGACCTGGGCTACTCGTTCATGGTGGGGCCCGAGGTGGAGTACTTCTACTTCGCCGACGCGGGGCCGGTGCCGCAGACCCTCGACCGCGGCGGCTACTTCGACCTGACCCCCCTCGACGTCGCCCAGGAGTACCGGCGCCGGACGATCATGGCCCTCGAAAATCTCGGTATCCCGGTGGAAGCCTCACATCACGAGGTCGCCCCCAGCCAGCACGAGCTCGACCTGCGGTACACGGATGCCCTCACCATGGCCGACAGCTTCATGACCACCCGACTGGCGGTGAAGGAGGTGGCCATGGAGCACGGGATCCATGCCACCTTCATGCCCAAGCCGATCGAAGCAGTCGACGGCAGCGGGCTCCACCTTCACCTGTCGCTGTTCGAAGGCGACCGCAACGCGTTCCACGAGGCCGGGGCGGAGTATGGGCTGTCGAAAGTCGCCAGGGGCTTCATCGCCGGGCTGCTCCACCACGGACGGGAGATCACCGCGGTCACCAACCAGTGGGTGAATTCCTACAAGCGGTTGGTGTCGGGGTTCGACGCCCCGGTGTGGATCACCTGGGCCCGCAACAACCAGTCGGCGCTGGTGCGGGTGCCGACGCCGAAGAAGGGCAAGCCGGCAAGCACGCGCATCGAATACCGATCCCCCGACCCGGCTTGCAACCCGTACCTGGCGTTCTCGGTGATCCTCGCCGCCGGCCTCGCCGGGATCGAGGGCAATTACGACCTTCCGCCGGAAGTGGCATCGAACGTCAAGGGCATCACCCCGGAAGAACTGGCGGCAAACGGGGTCAATCGAATCCCCGACAACCTGGCCTCGGCGCTCGACGCCATGGAGGGCTCGGAACTGGTTGCCGAGGCATTGGGCGAGCACCTGTTCGAGTGGTTCCTGCGGAACAAACGTGTCGAATGGGACAGATACCAGCGTCACGTGAGCCGGTACGAACTCGAGGAGTACCTGCCGATCCTCTAG
- a CDS encoding response regulator transcription factor — MHAAVYPLQPSAELLRGLADAGFRATPVADAAAVAESAPEEGWSLIVVELGDDQLAGLAASRRIRDEGSAPVLVVIPRPVSLDLAGGDFDDFIVSPFDPSELAARANRLAVPALGTGSEEVICFKDLALNLATYQATVGAEPVDLTYMEYELLRFFATNPGRVWSREQLLSRVWGYDYFGGARTVDVHVRRLRAKLGEERSSWITTVRSVGYRFG, encoded by the coding sequence ATGCACGCTGCCGTCTACCCCCTCCAGCCTTCCGCCGAGTTGCTGCGCGGCCTGGCCGACGCCGGTTTCAGGGCGACGCCGGTGGCTGATGCAGCCGCGGTCGCCGAATCCGCACCGGAAGAAGGATGGTCGCTGATCGTCGTGGAACTCGGCGACGATCAGCTCGCCGGACTGGCCGCCTCCCGGCGCATCCGCGACGAGGGCTCGGCTCCCGTCCTAGTCGTCATCCCGCGACCCGTATCCCTCGATCTGGCGGGGGGCGACTTCGACGACTTCATCGTTTCCCCCTTCGACCCATCGGAGCTGGCTGCTCGGGCGAATCGCCTGGCAGTGCCTGCGTTGGGCACCGGCTCAGAAGAGGTCATCTGTTTCAAGGACCTGGCCTTGAACCTCGCCACCTACCAGGCGACCGTGGGCGCCGAACCGGTCGACCTGACCTACATGGAATACGAACTGCTGCGGTTCTTCGCCACCAACCCGGGCCGGGTGTGGTCTCGTGAGCAATTGCTAAGCCGGGTCTGGGGCTACGACTACTTCGGCGGCGCCCGCACCGTCGATGTTCATGTGAGGCGACTGCGGGCGAAACTCGGCGAGGAACGCTCATCGTGGATCACAACCGTCAGGAGCGTTGGCTACCGGTTTGGTTGA
- a CDS encoding DNA starvation/stationary phase protection protein — translation MSFDIEEGARIEIADALSVLLADSYTLYLKTQNYHWNVTGPMFPALHAMFETEYLELRDAVDVIAERIRALGRPAPASYKAFGELTSIEEAEKIPEALDMVRDLAAGHETVARTARAVVDRAEPAGDIATVDLATGRVEIHEKTAWMLRTTGG, via the coding sequence ATGAGCTTCGACATCGAGGAGGGCGCGAGGATCGAGATAGCCGATGCGCTCTCGGTGCTGTTGGCAGACAGCTACACCCTATATCTGAAGACTCAGAACTATCACTGGAACGTCACCGGGCCGATGTTCCCTGCACTTCATGCCATGTTCGAGACCGAGTACCTCGAGTTGCGGGATGCCGTCGACGTGATCGCCGAGCGCATCCGCGCTCTCGGGCGGCCCGCTCCGGCGTCGTATAAGGCATTTGGCGAGCTCACCTCGATCGAGGAGGCCGAGAAGATCCCCGAGGCGCTCGACATGGTGCGGGACCTCGCCGCCGGCCACGAGACTGTGGCTCGTACCGCCCGGGCTGTGGTCGACAGGGCCGAACCGGCCGGAGATATCGCCACCGTCGATCTCGCGACCGGGCGCGTCGAGATCCACGAGAAGACCGCCTGGATGCTCCGCACGACGGGCGGCTGA
- a CDS encoding L,D-transpeptidase — MAARRLEAATSRGGIVVAVAMLAITLVPAPASGDLGAVAVYSNGLHPGSTLAGRTLPIDWTERRNPCEVPAEVRRDGDLCPGDATWSVFTLQWLLTERKLYRGPMSGVYDAKTQYAVVTFHKLTGPAHTNPATARADWIANPPPLDWVAEDWDLLRAFVPRPPTLREDQPDRVEVDIGHQVLYLVEQGKVEAIMPVSTGAGRGTVGCRTEDGCNSSVTPRTARLEEGSAFIGEHRYGRGWSPRPGEWSIYKFIWYRGQHGEWNYGIHGYPSVPNYPASHGCIRVPTWDMDFLRPWAEEGGYDLEAARVKVGMPIHVWDEIEIEYTAPSDGLH; from the coding sequence TTGGCGGCGAGGCGTCTAGAGGCGGCTACCTCCCGCGGCGGGATCGTCGTCGCCGTCGCCATGCTGGCTATCACCCTGGTGCCTGCCCCCGCTTCGGGCGACCTCGGGGCGGTTGCTGTCTACTCGAACGGGCTTCACCCCGGTTCCACCCTGGCCGGCAGAACGCTCCCGATCGACTGGACCGAGCGACGCAACCCGTGTGAGGTTCCCGCCGAGGTTCGTCGCGACGGCGACCTGTGCCCCGGCGACGCCACCTGGTCGGTGTTCACCCTCCAATGGCTGTTGACCGAGCGGAAGCTCTATCGCGGGCCGATGAGCGGGGTGTACGACGCCAAGACCCAGTACGCCGTCGTCACCTTTCACAAACTGACCGGCCCGGCACACACCAATCCGGCCACCGCCCGAGCAGATTGGATCGCCAATCCCCCGCCGTTGGACTGGGTTGCCGAGGACTGGGACCTCCTCCGGGCGTTCGTCCCCCGCCCCCCGACCTTGCGTGAGGATCAACCCGATCGGGTGGAGGTCGACATCGGCCATCAGGTGCTCTATCTGGTCGAGCAAGGGAAGGTCGAAGCGATCATGCCGGTGAGTACCGGGGCCGGCCGCGGCACGGTGGGTTGCCGGACCGAAGATGGCTGCAACTCCAGCGTGACTCCGCGCACGGCCAGGCTCGAGGAGGGAAGCGCCTTCATCGGGGAGCATCGGTATGGCCGAGGCTGGTCGCCCCGGCCCGGTGAGTGGTCGATCTACAAGTTCATCTGGTACCGCGGGCAGCACGGTGAGTGGAACTACGGAATCCATGGATATCCCAGCGTCCCCAACTACCCGGCGTCGCACGGTTGCATACGAGTGCCCACCTGGGACATGGACTTTTTGCGGCCATGGGCCGAAGAGGGCGGGTACGACCTCGAGGCGGCGCGGGTGAAGGTGGGGATGCCGATCCACGTCTGGGACGAGATCGAGATCGAGTACACCGCCCCGTCGGACGGCCTGCACTAG